In Nostoc sp. GT001, a genomic segment contains:
- a CDS encoding FAD-binding oxidoreductase codes for MMTKLDALINSLEGIEIITDSIQVAKLSQDYHTFSPVLVSKLEGKVGDIVVRPANEAEVLKVAAACAKHRIPVTVRGAGTGNYGQCVPLHGGVILDMTRLQEILWVKPGVARVEAGVKLAALDKKTREIGWEIRMAPSTYRTATIGGFIAGGSGGIGSIQYGLLGDRGNILALRVITVEDEPRAIALRGDDVQKVNHAWGINGIITEVEIPLGPAYPWAEVIVTFDDFMTAAKFGQAIGNADGMIKKLISVFASPISQYFHAVQEYIPEGTHSVFLIISEPSLEFLPTLVQQYGGQITYKKSAEEAAKGTHLAEFSWNHTTLLARSVDAGITYLQSLFPNDGNLQLVEQMYNYFGDEVMMHLEFFRVNGVVVPGALQLVRYTTEERLNEIIRYHEEQGVSIANPHTYIIEDGGRKVIDPEKLKFKEIVDPYGLMNPGKSKVIQFHTQN; via the coding sequence ATGATGACAAAATTAGACGCTCTGATTAATTCTCTAGAAGGCATAGAAATTATTACCGACTCTATCCAAGTCGCAAAATTATCCCAGGATTATCACACTTTTAGCCCTGTGTTAGTGTCGAAATTAGAGGGAAAAGTTGGGGATATCGTAGTGCGTCCCGCTAATGAAGCAGAGGTTTTAAAAGTTGCAGCTGCCTGTGCAAAACATCGTATACCTGTAACTGTGCGAGGTGCGGGAACTGGGAATTATGGGCAATGTGTACCGTTGCATGGTGGCGTAATTTTAGATATGACGCGGTTGCAAGAGATTCTTTGGGTAAAACCGGGAGTGGCGCGGGTAGAAGCTGGGGTGAAGTTGGCAGCTTTGGATAAAAAAACACGAGAAATCGGCTGGGAAATCCGTATGGCTCCTTCTACATACCGCACAGCGACAATTGGCGGATTTATTGCTGGGGGAAGTGGGGGTATTGGCTCGATTCAATATGGGTTACTAGGCGATCGCGGTAATATCTTAGCATTGCGAGTGATCACTGTAGAAGATGAACCCCGTGCGATCGCATTACGCGGCGATGATGTCCAAAAGGTAAATCATGCTTGGGGAATTAATGGCATCATCACTGAAGTGGAAATTCCTTTAGGGCCAGCTTATCCTTGGGCAGAAGTCATTGTCACCTTTGACGACTTTATGACAGCAGCAAAGTTTGGTCAGGCAATTGGCAATGCTGATGGCATGATTAAGAAGTTGATTTCTGTTTTTGCATCCCCAATTTCCCAATATTTTCACGCAGTACAAGAGTATATTCCTGAAGGAACTCACTCAGTATTTTTGATAATTTCTGAACCAAGTTTGGAATTCTTACCGACTTTGGTGCAGCAATACGGCGGCCAGATTACATATAAAAAATCAGCTGAGGAAGCAGCCAAAGGTACACATTTAGCAGAATTTAGCTGGAACCACACTACCTTGCTTGCCCGGAGTGTAGATGCTGGTATTACATACTTACAGAGTCTCTTTCCTAATGATGGCAATTTGCAATTAGTAGAGCAGATGTATAATTACTTCGGTGATGAGGTAATGATGCATTTAGAATTTTTTCGGGTGAATGGTGTCGTAGTTCCTGGCGCTTTGCAACTTGTGCGTTACACCACAGAAGAACGCCTCAATGAAATTATCCGCTATCACGAAGAACAGGGTGTGAGTATTGCCAATCCTCATACGTATATTATTGAAGACGGCGGTAGAAAAGTTATCGATCCTGAAAAGTTAAAATTTAAAGAAATAGTCGATCCTTATGGGTTGATGAACCCCGGTAAAAGCAAGGTTATTCAATTCCATACTCAAAATTAG
- a CDS encoding GIY-YIG nuclease family protein, with translation METQHNPPIEHQNVPINHRGLHDFLYSSDNEHTAIEVSITPELANNGTEIIEFEAWSVAAQNAKIAGVYAVLDAERRTQYIGYSRNVLLSLNSHLRQNGEQRCAFVRVQAFKFPKRQEMEDLRDAWIAELESMPPGNANDGGMWASTVGEATKAVMSEAQLQAYEEKKLKLRKAMADTTLSKELETIDASEAERQRQLEAAVKNDDWSVIIDAQTEETKY, from the coding sequence ATGGAAACTCAGCACAATCCGCCAATTGAACATCAAAATGTCCCCATAAACCACCGTGGACTGCATGATTTTTTGTATAGTTCTGACAACGAACACACCGCCATTGAGGTGAGTATAACTCCTGAACTGGCAAACAATGGTACTGAAATCATTGAGTTTGAGGCTTGGAGTGTAGCTGCTCAGAACGCTAAAATTGCCGGAGTTTACGCAGTATTAGATGCAGAACGCCGCACGCAGTACATTGGCTATTCTCGGAATGTGTTGCTTTCCTTAAACAGCCATCTTCGCCAAAATGGCGAGCAAAGGTGTGCTTTTGTACGTGTGCAAGCATTCAAATTTCCCAAACGTCAAGAAATGGAAGATTTGCGAGATGCGTGGATAGCAGAACTCGAAAGTATGCCACCTGGTAATGCAAATGATGGCGGAATGTGGGCTAGTACGGTAGGTGAAGCGACTAAGGCGGTAATGTCAGAAGCCCAACTTCAAGCCTACGAGGAGAAAAAGCTAAAACTGCGGAAAGCAATGGCTGATACAACTCTTTCTAAAGAGTTAGAAACAATAGATGCGAGTGAAGCCGAACGTCAGCGTCAACTTGAAGCTGCTGTGAAAAACGATGACTGGAGTGTAATTATTGACGCACAGACAGAGGAAACTAAGTATTGA
- a CDS encoding IS1 family transposase (programmed frameshift): MECPRCGSSHIRKNGNKRGKQNHICCNCDRQFIDRYEPPQGYSDEVKRECLKMYVNGMGFRGIERVKGVHHTTLITWVKLVGELLPDVYDPETIPEVGELDELETFVGKKNKVWLWTAVNHFTQGILAWVLGDHSAETFRPLWDIVGTWQCYFYVTDGWLVYPGFIPEGDQIVSKTYMTRVEGENTRLRHYLARLHRKTLCYSKSAQMLKYSIRLLLHYLKFWDVPVSV, from the exons ATGGAATGTCCGCGTTGTGGGTCGTCTCATATCCGTAAGAACGGAAATAAAAGAGGTAAACAGAATCACATTTGCTGTAATTGCGATCGCCAATTTATTGATCGGTACGAACCACCTCAAGGATACAGTGATGAAGTGAAACGGGAATGCCTGAAAATGTACGTTAATGGTATGGGATTTCGTGGCATTGAACGGGTCAAAGGTGTGCATCACACGACATTGATTACTTGGGTAAAACTTGTAGGAGAACTGCTACCTGATGTTTATGATCCAGAGACAATTCCAGAAGTTGGCGAACTCGATGAACTAGAAACGTTCGTCGGC AAAAAAAACAAAGTTTGGCTTTGGACAGCAGTGAACCACTTCACACAAGGTATTTTAGCGTGGGTTTTGGGCGACCATAGCGCCGAAACTTTTCGACCGTTATGGGATATTGTAGGTACTTGGCAGTGCTATTTCTATGTCACGGATGGATGGTTGGTCTATCCAGGCTTTATTCCAGAGGGCGACCAGATTGTGAGCAAGACTTACATGACACGAGTTGAGGGGGAAAACACCCGGTTGCGCCACTATCTCGCTCGATTGCATCGAAAAACGCTATGTTATTCCAAATCAGCACAAATGCTGAAATACTCGATTCGATTGCTACTTCACTATCTCAAGTTTTGGGATGTTCCAGTTTCAGTATGA
- a CDS encoding sugar ABC transporter permease, whose protein sequence is MNQLIPKNWMFIKQRLTPYLFLLPALVLLGLTVFWPALQAFYLSFTSYEDIAQPPQWIGLANFLKLWKDAVFWKTLENTFLYLVGVVPILVIAPLVLAILVNQKLRGMNWFRAAYYTPVVISMVVAGIAWKWLYAENGLLNQLFKALGLFPEGIPWLTSPAKILGIVPISLASVMAVTVWKGLGYYMVIYLAGLQSIPADVYEAAAIDGSDGISKHWDITIPLMKPYLALVAVISAISATKVFEEVYIMTQGGPLSSSKTIVYYLYEQAFNNLEISYACTIGLVLFLIILGLSVLRLTINQQGDDITI, encoded by the coding sequence ATGAATCAATTGATACCTAAAAATTGGATGTTCATTAAACAACGGCTTACCCCTTATTTATTTTTATTACCCGCCCTAGTTCTTTTAGGGTTAACTGTCTTTTGGCCTGCACTGCAAGCCTTTTACCTCAGTTTTACCAGTTATGAAGACATTGCCCAGCCGCCACAATGGATAGGTTTAGCCAACTTTCTCAAGCTTTGGAAGGATGCAGTTTTTTGGAAAACCTTGGAAAACACTTTTTTATATCTTGTAGGTGTAGTACCAATTTTAGTAATTGCTCCCTTAGTACTGGCAATTTTGGTAAATCAGAAATTGCGGGGAATGAATTGGTTTAGAGCAGCGTACTACACTCCAGTGGTAATTTCAATGGTGGTTGCGGGAATAGCTTGGAAATGGCTGTATGCAGAAAACGGATTACTGAATCAGTTATTTAAAGCTTTAGGTCTTTTTCCAGAAGGTATTCCTTGGCTAACTAGCCCAGCAAAAATCTTAGGCATTGTACCAATTTCTCTTGCCAGTGTCATGGCTGTCACCGTGTGGAAAGGATTAGGCTACTACATGGTGATTTATTTAGCAGGGTTGCAATCAATTCCCGCTGATGTGTACGAAGCCGCAGCCATTGATGGCTCTGATGGTATCAGCAAACATTGGGATATTACCATACCTTTAATGAAGCCATATCTAGCACTAGTGGCGGTAATTTCGGCTATTTCTGCGACCAAAGTCTTTGAAGAAGTCTACATTATGACTCAAGGAGGCCCACTCAGTAGCTCGAAGACGATTGTTTATTATTTATATGAGCAAGCCTTTAATAACTTGGAAATTAGCTATGCTTGCACGATTGGTCTGGTGCTATTTTTGATAATTTTAGGATTGTCAGTTTTGCGATTAACTATTAATCAGCAAGGTGATGATATCACAATTTAA
- a CDS encoding dihydroorotate dehydrogenase-like protein encodes MDLTTTYLGMKLRSPLVPSASPLSEDIDNIQRMEDAGAAAVVMHSLFEEQLHLERYELHHHLTHGTESFPEALTYFPDSINFRVGPETYLEHIYKAKQKVGIPIIASLNGSSVGGWTNYAKQIQQAGADALELNIYYVPTDMELTSNEIEQTYIDILRAVKAAVIIPVAVKLSPYFTNMANMAKRLNEAGADALVLFNRFYQPDINLNLLDVEPNVLLSTPQSMRLPLRWIAILYGCIHADLAATSGIHRGDDALKMLMAGAKITMLCSVLLRHGINQIRVIEQEMREWMQQHEYESVQQMQGSMSQKHCPNPSAFERAQYMRSLSTYKPEWKADHDTSYYFG; translated from the coding sequence ATGGATTTGACTACAACTTATTTGGGGATGAAATTGCGATCGCCTCTTGTTCCCTCTGCATCACCTCTCTCTGAGGATATTGATAACATTCAGCGAATGGAAGACGCAGGTGCAGCAGCAGTGGTGATGCATTCACTATTTGAGGAACAGTTGCACTTAGAACGTTATGAACTCCATCATCACCTCACTCACGGTACTGAAAGTTTTCCTGAAGCCTTGACTTACTTCCCTGATTCAATCAACTTTCGGGTGGGGCCAGAAACTTATTTAGAGCATATCTACAAAGCCAAGCAGAAGGTAGGCATTCCGATTATTGCCAGTCTCAATGGCTCATCCGTTGGTGGATGGACAAACTATGCCAAACAAATTCAGCAAGCGGGAGCAGACGCACTCGAATTGAATATTTACTATGTTCCTACCGATATGGAACTAACGAGTAATGAAATTGAGCAGACTTATATTGATATTCTTCGTGCAGTTAAAGCAGCAGTAATTATCCCTGTAGCAGTCAAACTCAGCCCCTATTTTACCAATATGGCAAATATGGCAAAACGTTTGAATGAGGCGGGTGCTGATGCTTTGGTACTATTTAACCGCTTTTACCAGCCGGATATTAACCTCAATCTCCTCGATGTTGAACCCAATGTGCTGTTAAGTACACCGCAATCAATGCGATTACCTCTGCGATGGATTGCGATTCTCTATGGTTGCATTCATGCTGATTTGGCTGCAACTAGCGGTATTCATCGGGGCGATGATGCTTTAAAAATGCTCATGGCTGGTGCCAAGATTACGATGCTTTGCTCGGTACTGCTACGACATGGGATCAACCAGATTCGAGTCATTGAGCAGGAAATGCGCGAATGGATGCAACAACACGAATACGAATCAGTACAACAAATGCAAGGAAGTATGAGTCAAAAGCATTGCCCAAATCCTAGCGCCTTTGAACGTGCCCAGTATATGCGCTCTCTTAGCACCTATAAACCTGAATGGAAAGCCGATCATGACACATCGTATTACTTTGGTTAG
- the nifJ gene encoding pyruvate:ferredoxin (flavodoxin) oxidoreductase encodes MQDKTFATIDGNEAVAQIVYRLNEVIAIYPITPSSPMAEWADAWASEGKPNIWGTVPSVVQMQSEGGVAGAVHGALQTGSLTTTFTASQGLLLMIPNMYKIAGELIPTVFHIAARSLAAQALSIFGDHSDVMAARGTGFAMLCAASVQEAQDFALIATRATLESRIPFLHFFDGFRTSHEINKVETLTEDDLREFIPDELVFAHRSRALTPDKPVLRGTTQNPDVYFQARETVNPYYLACPDITQKVMDEFAAMTGRQYQLFEYHGDPAAERVIVLMGSGCEAVHETVDYLNARGEKVGVLKARLYRPFDAMRFVAALPETIRTIAVLDRTKEPGASGEPLYLDVVAAIHEAWEQGSRGVEEKLELNSPLPLCPSAPPPKILGGRYGLSSKEFTPAMIKAIFDNLATAEPKNHFTIGINDDVTHTSLNYDPDFSIEPDNIIRAIFYGLGADGTVGANKNSIKIIGEETNNYAQGYFVYDSKKSGSVTVSHLRFGSQPIRSTYLISKANFVACHQWEFIEKFPILKDIISDGTFLVNSPYEKDEVWDHLPPSVQEQIIEKHLKFYVINAYKVAHQAGMVGRINTVMQVCFFALSGVLPREKAIAYIKNSIRKTYSKKGDEIVQMNIKAVDTTLDNLYEVENRELGTCTERSRGIGNGKEKQSSIPDAAPAFVHDVLSKMIARQGDELPVSALPADGTYPTGTAKWEKRNIAQEIPVWDTDVCIQCGKCVMVCPHSVIRSKVYEPQQLENAPSTFKSANAKDHDWTGLKYTIQVAAEDCTGCGICVDVCPAKNKSELRRKAINMEPQLLLREPERENWDFFLNIPNPDRSHLKLTHINQQQMQEPLFEFSGACAGCGETPYIKLATQLFGDRMIVANATGCSSIYGGNLPTTPWTHNTEGRGPAWSNSLFEDNAEFGLGFRISIDKQAEFAAELLKQLTTDVGEELVNGILNAEQKDEADIWEQRERIVILKQQLETIISSQSPLTNKAKQLLSIADYLIKKSVWIIGGDGWGYDIGFGGLDHVLASGHNVNILILDTEVYSNTGGQMSKATPKAAVAKFASGGKVAPKKDLGLMAMTYGNVYIASVAMGARDEHTLKAFLEAEAYEGPSLIIAYSHCIAHGINMSTAMQNQKAAVDSGQWLLYRFNPDRIKQGENPLQLDSRTPKLPLEQYMYLENRFKMLTKSNEEVAQQLLKEAQADVKTRWQMYEYLAARQL; translated from the coding sequence ATGCAGGACAAAACATTTGCAACCATAGACGGCAATGAGGCTGTTGCTCAAATTGTCTATCGACTGAATGAGGTTATTGCAATTTACCCAATTACTCCTTCTTCACCGATGGCTGAGTGGGCCGATGCTTGGGCTAGTGAGGGTAAACCCAATATTTGGGGTACTGTTCCCTCGGTAGTACAGATGCAGAGTGAAGGAGGTGTGGCTGGTGCTGTACATGGTGCTTTGCAAACTGGTTCACTGACAACCACATTTACAGCATCGCAGGGATTATTGTTGATGATCCCCAATATGTACAAGATTGCTGGAGAATTAATACCTACAGTATTTCATATTGCCGCGCGATCGCTAGCCGCGCAAGCTCTCTCTATTTTCGGCGACCACAGCGATGTCATGGCGGCGCGTGGTACTGGTTTTGCTATGTTGTGTGCCGCATCAGTGCAAGAAGCACAAGATTTTGCATTGATAGCAACACGAGCAACCCTAGAATCACGGATACCCTTTCTGCACTTTTTTGATGGCTTTCGTACCTCCCACGAAATTAACAAAGTAGAAACTTTAACAGAAGATGACCTGCGAGAATTCATTCCCGATGAATTAGTATTCGCTCATCGGTCACGCGCCCTCACTCCCGACAAACCAGTTTTGCGCGGTACAACACAAAACCCTGATGTCTACTTCCAAGCCAGGGAAACTGTCAATCCTTACTATCTAGCTTGTCCAGACATCACTCAGAAAGTCATGGATGAATTTGCCGCCATGACTGGGCGACAGTACCAACTATTTGAATACCACGGCGACCCAGCAGCCGAACGAGTTATTGTGCTGATGGGTTCCGGTTGCGAAGCTGTACATGAAACAGTAGATTACCTCAACGCCCGTGGTGAGAAAGTCGGCGTTTTGAAAGCAAGACTATATCGCCCATTTGATGCTATGCGATTTGTCGCCGCCTTGCCAGAAACTATCCGTACCATCGCAGTTTTAGACCGCACCAAAGAGCCAGGCGCATCTGGTGAGCCATTGTATTTGGATGTAGTCGCTGCTATCCATGAAGCATGGGAGCAGGGGAGCAGGGGAGTAGAGGAGAAATTAGAGTTAAATTCCCCCCTGCCCCTCTGCCCCTCTGCCCCTCCGCCCAAAATTCTTGGTGGTCGCTACGGTTTATCTTCCAAAGAATTCACACCAGCGATGATTAAAGCCATTTTTGATAATCTGGCTACGGCTGAACCAAAAAATCATTTTACTATCGGTATTAACGATGATGTCACCCACACCAGCTTGAATTATGATCCTGACTTTAGCATTGAACCAGACAATATAATAAGAGCTATTTTTTATGGTTTGGGTGCTGATGGTACAGTCGGTGCTAATAAAAACTCAATCAAAATTATTGGAGAAGAAACAAACAATTACGCTCAAGGCTATTTTGTTTACGATTCCAAGAAATCAGGTTCGGTCACAGTTTCTCATCTACGCTTTGGTTCACAACCGATTCGCTCGACCTATTTAATCAGTAAAGCTAACTTTGTTGCCTGTCATCAATGGGAATTTATTGAAAAATTTCCGATATTGAAAGACATCATATCAGATGGTACATTTTTGGTAAATTCTCCTTATGAAAAGGATGAAGTTTGGGATCATCTGCCGCCATCAGTACAAGAGCAAATTATCGAAAAGCATCTGAAATTTTATGTAATTAATGCCTATAAAGTCGCTCATCAAGCAGGCATGGTAGGAAGAATCAACACAGTAATGCAGGTTTGTTTCTTCGCCTTATCAGGTGTATTGCCACGAGAAAAAGCAATCGCCTACATCAAAAACTCCATCCGCAAGACTTATAGCAAGAAGGGCGACGAAATTGTGCAGATGAACATCAAAGCGGTAGATACTACATTGGATAATTTGTATGAGGTAGAGAATAGGGAATTGGGAACTTGTACTGAGCGCAGTCGAGGTATAGGGAATGGGAAAGAAAAACAATCTTCAATTCCTGATGCTGCACCTGCTTTTGTCCATGATGTTTTAAGTAAAATGATTGCCCGTCAAGGAGATGAACTGCCAGTTAGTGCTTTACCAGCAGACGGTACTTATCCTACAGGTACAGCAAAATGGGAAAAGCGTAATATTGCCCAAGAAATACCCGTTTGGGATACAGATGTCTGCATTCAGTGTGGTAAGTGCGTGATGGTGTGTCCTCACAGTGTCATCCGCAGTAAGGTTTACGAACCGCAGCAGTTAGAAAACGCACCATCAACGTTTAAGAGTGCCAATGCCAAAGACCACGATTGGACAGGTTTGAAATATACTATCCAAGTGGCAGCAGAAGATTGTACTGGCTGCGGTATTTGCGTAGATGTTTGTCCGGCGAAGAATAAATCAGAACTACGCCGTAAAGCGATTAACATGGAACCGCAATTACTATTACGGGAACCAGAACGGGAAAATTGGGATTTCTTTTTGAATATTCCCAATCCAGATAGAAGTCATCTGAAACTGACTCATATTAACCAGCAGCAAATGCAGGAGCCATTGTTTGAATTTTCTGGGGCTTGCGCTGGGTGTGGCGAGACACCTTATATTAAATTAGCAACACAGTTGTTTGGCGATCGCATGATTGTCGCCAACGCCACTGGTTGTTCTTCTATTTATGGCGGGAATTTACCCACTACCCCCTGGACGCACAATACCGAAGGACGCGGCCCAGCTTGGTCAAATTCGTTATTTGAAGATAACGCTGAATTTGGACTTGGTTTTCGCATTTCGATTGATAAGCAAGCAGAATTTGCCGCTGAATTACTCAAACAACTAACCACAGATGTGGGTGAAGAACTGGTAAATGGTATCCTCAATGCCGAACAAAAAGATGAAGCTGATATTTGGGAACAACGCGAACGAATTGTTATCCTGAAGCAACAGTTAGAAACAATTATCAGTAGTCAATCACCACTGACAAACAAAGCAAAGCAACTCTTAAGTATTGCTGATTACTTAATAAAAAAGAGTGTCTGGATTATCGGTGGTGATGGCTGGGGTTATGATATTGGATTTGGTGGACTAGATCACGTCTTAGCCAGTGGACACAACGTTAATATTCTCATTCTTGATACTGAGGTTTATTCTAATACGGGTGGACAAATGTCTAAAGCCACACCCAAAGCAGCTGTAGCCAAATTTGCGTCTGGGGGTAAAGTTGCACCTAAAAAAGACTTGGGTTTAATGGCGATGACTTACGGCAATGTCTATATTGCCAGCGTCGCAATGGGCGCACGGGATGAACACACTCTTAAGGCATTCCTAGAAGCTGAGGCTTATGAAGGACCATCGCTAATTATTGCCTACAGCCATTGTATTGCCCACGGTATCAACATGAGTACAGCAATGCAGAATCAAAAAGCTGCTGTCGATTCAGGTCAATGGTTACTGTATCGATTTAATCCAGACCGCATCAAACAAGGAGAAAACCCACTACAACTTGATTCACGCACACCAAAGTTACCGCTAGAGCAATATATGTATCTAGAAAATCGCTTCAAAATGTTGACTAAGAGTAACGAAGAAGTAGCACAGCAGTTACTTAAAGAAGCTCAAGCAGATGTGAAAACCCGTTGGCAAATGTATGAATATTTGGCAGCACGGCAACTATAG
- a CDS encoding hydrogenase maturation protease, translated as MSRSAGYAYAIGYGNELRSDDGIGPRVARALQLSNVKSIAVHQLTPELAQALANSDLAVFIDACLASENSQVQVQSLLPNSSNVIAGHTVDPRSLLALTQAIYGYCPPAWWVTIPGENFELGENLSPLAEQGIEIAIDQINHLIKTARKELCMKLAKSRKFPAAD; from the coding sequence ATGAGCCGAAGTGCTGGCTACGCCTACGCAATTGGTTACGGTAACGAGTTGCGTAGTGATGATGGCATTGGTCCACGAGTAGCTAGGGCGTTGCAGCTATCGAATGTGAAATCTATTGCTGTCCACCAACTCACCCCCGAACTTGCCCAAGCGTTGGCTAATAGTGATTTGGCAGTATTTATTGATGCTTGTTTAGCGTCCGAAAATTCCCAGGTGCAAGTACAATCGCTCTTACCTAACTCTTCCAATGTTATCGCTGGACATACAGTCGATCCGCGATCGCTTCTAGCTCTAACTCAAGCTATATACGGTTATTGTCCGCCAGCTTGGTGGGTGACAATACCAGGAGAAAACTTTGAATTAGGTGAGAATCTATCACCTCTTGCTGAACAAGGAATAGAGATAGCAATTGATCAAATAAACCACTTAATCAAAACCGCGAGGAAAGAATTATGCATGAAGTTGGCAAAATCTAGAAAATTTCCTGCTGCGGATTGA
- a CDS encoding transposase — protein MSDILSLLQCLLPQINATTMRQLNQIILAMLAMSGRVTMLGISRWAGIGGSYRTMLRFFHTVIPWATLFWLFFRKHLFRANEVYLLAGDEVVVSKSGKKTYGLDRFFSSLANKPISGLSFFVLSLVSVEQRHSFPIQIEQVIKKDTQTKSTSTIEKPNKKEKRGRGRPKGSKNKNKKEVILTSELILIQKMIGSLFKLLANSISLTYLVVDGHFGNNNALQMARLVNLQIISKLRHDSALYFPYENPDSSKRSRRKYGDKLDYRNIPDKYLCKSAIEDDIQTDIYQATLIHKEFAQALNVVILVKTNLKTNACSHVIIFSSDLTLSFEKIIDYYKLRFQIEFNFRDAKQFWGLEDFMNLSQTAVTNASNLAFFMVNLSHHLLADFQQLNPGSGIIDLKAYHRGFRYVREMLKMLPEIPEPILLTQIFAKLTSLGRIHPVSTGVEPS, from the coding sequence ATGTCCGATATCTTATCACTGCTACAATGCTTGCTACCGCAGATAAACGCTACGACGATGCGGCAATTGAACCAGATAATCCTGGCTATGTTAGCGATGAGCGGACGAGTCACGATGTTGGGAATTTCCCGTTGGGCAGGCATTGGTGGTAGTTATCGGACGATGTTGCGGTTTTTTCATACAGTAATACCTTGGGCTACATTGTTTTGGCTATTTTTCCGCAAGCATTTGTTCCGTGCGAATGAGGTATATTTGCTTGCAGGAGATGAAGTTGTAGTCAGTAAATCGGGTAAAAAGACTTATGGATTAGATAGATTCTTTTCTAGCCTAGCCAATAAACCGATATCAGGATTATCTTTCTTTGTATTATCATTAGTGAGTGTTGAACAGAGGCACTCGTTTCCGATTCAGATAGAACAGGTAATAAAGAAAGATACTCAAACAAAAAGTACCTCGACAATCGAAAAACCAAACAAAAAAGAAAAGCGTGGGCGTGGACGACCAAAAGGAAGTAAAAACAAAAATAAAAAGGAAGTGATATTAACATCTGAATTAATACTAATTCAGAAAATGATTGGTTCACTATTCAAGTTATTAGCTAACTCTATTTCCCTCACCTACTTGGTAGTAGATGGTCATTTTGGTAACAACAATGCTTTGCAGATGGCACGTCTTGTCAACTTGCAGATAATTTCCAAATTGCGCCATGATTCAGCATTATACTTCCCTTATGAAAATCCTGACTCCAGTAAGCGCTCTCGTCGTAAATACGGTGATAAGCTAGACTATCGTAATATACCTGACAAATACTTATGTAAAAGTGCTATTGAGGATGATATTCAAACTGATATTTATCAAGCCACTCTTATTCACAAAGAATTTGCCCAAGCTCTCAATGTAGTGATTTTGGTCAAAACCAATCTTAAAACTAATGCTTGCAGCCATGTAATTATTTTTTCTAGCGACCTAACTCTGTCATTTGAAAAAATTATCGACTATTACAAACTCCGTTTCCAAATCGAGTTTAATTTTAGGGATGCCAAGCAGTTTTGGGGATTGGAAGATTTTATGAACCTGAGCCAAACTGCCGTGACTAATGCTTCTAATTTAGCATTTTTTATGGTCAATTTATCCCACCATCTTCTCGCTGATTTCCAGCAACTCAATCCCGGTTCTGGCATTATTGACCTTAAGGCTTACCATCGTGGTTTTCGATATGTTCGTGAAATGTTAAAAATGCTTCCCGAAATCCCTGAGCCTATTTTATTAACCCAGATTTTTGCCAAGCTTACTTCTTTAGGACGTATTCATCCCGTTTCCACTGGCGTTGAACCCTCGTAA